CAATGCAGGTTAAATTTATCTGAACTGGTATTGAGTTAAAGAATGGGCATTAGGCACCTATTACCTTAGCCCCTCTTTGAAATCCCAGACCACCGTAGCCCTCAAGAATGATATCATAGGTCCATTAAATGGAATTCACTGTGGTCTGATGAAAGTCTAATAGATAAAAATCATtctgacctgtggaactcattgccacaggatattAGTGAGTTAAAGAATGGGAATCCCTTAGGCCATCTTGGAAAGTCCCAGACAAGGAGAAGACTTTTATGCCATGCATTGTTTTCCTCAGGGTGTCCTTGAACTCCTCGTTCCTCAGGCAATAGATGACTGGGTTGAAGAGGGGTGTCAGAACTGTGTAGATGACGGACACCAGCTTGTTGGAGTCAAAGGAACTTATGGCCCGAGGTCTGGCATAGATGAAGAGGGAGGAAGCATAGAAGATGGTGACCACCAGCAAGTGGGAGGCACATGTAGAAAAGGCCTTGTGACGCCCCTTGGCTGAGGGGATGCGCACAACCGTAGAGATGATGCAGATGTAAGAGGCCACAGTAATGGAGAGAGGCCCCAGGAGAatgagcagggccagcaggaAGTCCACAAGTGCTGCCAGTGACATGTCGGTGCAGGCCAGGTTGAGCAGCGGTGACACGTCGCAGAAGAAGTGATTGATGATGTTGGCCCCACAGAAGGTCAGACGCGAGATGAAGAGGACCTTCCACATGGAGATGAGAAAGCCACTCAGCCAGGACCCAGCCACCAGGCGGATGCAGAGAGTCTGGCTCATGATGGCTGAGTAGCGCAGCGGgttgcagatggccacgtagcggtCGTAGGCCATGACGGCCAGGAGGACACACTCAGTGCAGGCCAAGGCCAGGAAGAAGTAGAGCTGGGCCATACACGCAATAAAGGAGATGCTTTTCCTTTTTGTTACAAAGCTCAATAGCATCTTGGGCACCGTGACTGAGACGTACCAGATCTCCAGGAAAGAGAGATTCCCCAGGAAGAGGTACATGGGCTTGTGGAGTGGGACGTTGGCCCAGATTAGCATGATGATCACCGTATTCTCTATCACTGTCAGTGCATAGGCTAGAAGGAACATCAAGAAGAGCAGGAGCTGCAGCTCCAGGATGCCAGGGAAACCCACCAGAATGAACTCGGTCACATGACTTTGGTTGGCCCAGTGCATGCTGGAGGTCTTGGCACTGTTGTTATTCAATCTGGAGGAGAGACACAGGTGTTAGAAATGTGACTGCATGTCAACACAGTATTGATGGCTTTGTCacagggattttcaaaatcatctATTTGACAGCACCTATTAATTTtgaatgtctttaaaaatctgggcctaggtgcctaactcccatggaaatcaattggAGCTAGACACCTAGTTGCTATTAAAAATCCCAGTGAGCACTTATTTTTATCTTTAGGGTTTgaaaacacctttgaaaatctagcccaagGTAAAGCAATTGGCCTTTTTTTCCTATACTGAAATTGTTCATGAATAATTGTCAACATGTTTCCTTTGTTCATGAAATTTCTCCACAAGATTACTTTTAATTGAGATGATCCTCAAATTTTTTTTACTAAATGAAAACTGGCTTTtggggaaatgaaaataaaaattaagacaAATGTCGAGaaccatgttgattaaaatataacACAAGTATTTtcagaaacaaatgaaaaatggCTCCATTTCAAACCCAGGAAATTAACATAACATTCATTATGTTTGAGCATTTTTTGACCATCTCTAAAAATAATTCCTGTCTTGGACGTGGATCTTCTGAGCTCTTCAAAGCCAGCTAGGATGTTTGGATACCCAATACCAATTTAAATGACTGATCTGAGCATCTAAGTTCCCTAGGCATCTTGGAAAATCTCAaccaggattattattattatttattattattattgtaattcagtagcacttagaggccaCTAACAAAAATGAGGACCCTGTTGTTCTGGTCCTGCACAGACATATAGTAAGAGACTGCCCCTTCCCCTAAAATCCCCCCATCTATATAGGTCGGAAGGAAAAAAAGACTTGAACAAGGTCATAGAGCTGATCAGTGTTGCAGGTGGGAATGGAACCTACATCTCCTGGCTCCCAAAGAAAGTAGCAGGGTCCCACTTCTAGCCCCCTTCGTGGAGAGGGGAAGATGGCAGCTAAGGTGTCCCCTGAATACCTACCCCAGCAGCTGGAGTGGGCTAGGCCATTTTCCCCTTTTTGCCACATACAGACACTCGTGGTGGGGCACAGACCCCAAACAGCACGACTTGGAGCTAACACCCCATTGATAAGCACAGGTTGTTCCTTCCCACTCAAACCTATTGTTTTTGGCTGGCTGCAGGTTAGACTAAATGACCATAATGGTTCAAAATCTCTGGATGAAATTTTGGTCCCATTGCAGCCAACTGCAGAACTTCCTGTGTCttgaacagagccaggatttaacGCTATGAATCTATCAGATATCACTGAGAATGTCaacactacaattaaaaaaatcatgaggcaggcttgcaggactcaggctgcagaactgggctctgAGATCTcagaccccaggctccagcctgagcccaaacatctacacttcaATTGTATAGTGCCCCCAGCCCAAGCCTCATAAgacctgacccaggccagccacagctctttcattgcagtgtaAATATACCCACTGAGGCCAACAACCCTGTATGATTCAAACAAGGATCAGACATTCATGgtcaatatttttaaaggtgATGGGTGCTTTAtggagagctggtcagaaaatagatTTTCCATCCGGTGAACAAATTTGAGATTTTGTTTTCTgtcccaaatcagaacaaaaaaggcaatgatTTAAATTGTTAgtgaaatcatttttaaaaaagaaatgaatgaAAGGATGAAAGAAATAATAATTTGAGCGTGTTATTTCTCTTGCCCGACCTAATTGAATCACAAGGTTCTTTTTGTGAGTTTCCCATTGAATTCTCTGCAAGATGTGCAGAGGAAAGAGCAAAAGCACAAAAGcaagaaaacaagaaagaaagaaattgtgaaaggaagaaagaggaaaagaaagaaagcataaaaccaaaagaaagagaaaaatacattttgaaatggtGAATGAGCAAAAAAAGCAATAtggtgagaaagaaagaaagaaagaaagaaagaaagaaagaaagaaagaaagaaagaaagaaagaaagaaactcacTAATGGATGTATTGCAAACAAATGCTACCTACTTGAGAATAGGAGGTGAAGACAGATGATACCCCAAAATAGCTGTTTGTTCCCCGATGTTTGATCCAAATAATTGATCAGGACAAAAAAAATAAGGAGGGAGGAAAATATCCtttggagaaaaaacaaacagagacCTGGAGTTGGGTCGGGCTAGGGGAGTGGTAGTCCCCCGCAGTGCTGCATAGACAAGATTGGGTGAGCTCTCCTTACGGACTGATTTAAGCTGGGCAGGGTCGACTCCTCCCCATCTTCCAGTGGCCCTCGAGGCCTAATTCACAGCCCAGTTGATGTCAattacaaaactcccactgacttcaacagggccaggattccaccccgGGAGCCTTCGCTTGTGGTGCTAACAAGTTTCCAAAGATTCACACCCACAGGGAGCCTCTGCTGGGGGCTGCTCCTCTGTGGATCCACTTCAGACCCTCTCCTCAACCTCTCCTGGCTGCCTGCTTGCATGGCCACTGCTCTGcttggaggaagaggcagagagcaGTGTAGCCGGAGCTGCTTGTTGAGTGGAGCCAGGAAAAACAACTCCTGGTGGGTGGTAAAAGACACAGATGCTCGGATCACATCTCCCAGAGAGTTGAGcactgggggaggcggggagatCCCTCTGCCACTGCCTCCATTAACCAGCCCCCACCATACAGCCCCCCTTCCCTAATGGAAGGTGTGTGGTCAGAAGGAAGGAGCTTTGATCCAAATCATTGaggctgggatttgcaaaggagcctaagggagttaggtacccaactAAATTTCAATGAGATTCAGGCACTTAACTCCGACAGTTTTGATAATCCCAGCCTGATTTGTTATTCACAAATATGTCGGTTTTCAGTCTGCTAGTATTTATCAGGACATCTAAGTTCCTACGggccagatttttgaaggtatagaggtgcctaactcccattgatttcaatgtacaGTAGATTCCGCTTATTAGCAGCTCTCTCGGTTGCCAGCTAAATGTTGGCATTATCCAGCAGTTGTCAATATGCACAAAGCAGGTTTGCAAGGCAGCAGCCAGGTGAGGAAGTGCTGGGATGTGCCCAGGGGTTGGGGCTTTCCATGGGGAAAGTGGGCGCTGGAGCCCAATCACTGATCTCACCATTAGATGGAGACAGAGGACTTCCGTTCCCAGACATGTCCTTGCTTTGGGGCTTAGAGTGAGGAGACGTGTGGACATTTTTTCAACGGATTTCCTTTTAAATGCACCACATCTGTTGGTTATTTTGCTTTATTTACCTCTACATTATCAGTTTTAActctttccttcttcctccctTCTTTGGGTGATTCATCTTTTCCCCCCtcaaatatattttctatttcaTGTAATAACCAGTTAATGATGCATCACCCAGAGATGGAAGTTCATAGGCTCCTCTATGGCATTCCTGATGCGTCATCAGTTCTATGTAGAGTCCAAGAAATAAACAATTCTCCGTATCATTTCTGATATTATGGAAGTGCCTGATACAGGTTCCATAGTTAGTGTTGTGTTATTAAATGGGCTTAAAATAAGATATACAATCCAGTTTTTCTCTAAAAGTAGAAGGCCTCTCCAGGTGTCATTTCATACACTGTTTGTTTCTATGCCCTTGAATTTTCtggtgtagtttttttttttttttttttggtttctctTCATAAAATCCCAACTTGCTTCTGGAGATATCAGAGTCCCGTCACTCCCTTTACCTAACCGAACAcctctcaaaacaaaacaacactagACGAAACACCTGAAATGGGTGGTGTTGGGAGCAGGGCAGTTTGGGAAACATATGTGTAGAGAGGAGTGGCTTGAGGggaagcagagttaaggttgtgaagTATGCTAGCTGTAACACTAGACTTAGAGCCAGCTGGAGGAATTGGTCTAATAAATGCTGACTGGGTCTAAGCATCAAGAGATCCAGGTTCTAGTCCTGGGTCTGTCAATGATCTTATGCAAGTCATTTTGTTTCCCCTCCTACTTTTCATCTGCCTTAtctatttacattgtaagctctccAAGTCAGAGACAGTCTCTTACTACaaatttgtgcagtgcctagcacaatggtgtccaAAACTCAGTTGGGGCCTGTTGTATTAATGTAGATAAAATAAATGGGCCAAAGAGTGTAACATAACTCTTTGTCACCCATCCAATGTTAAACAAGGTCCAGAGTTTGGCATAGATACGTTAGCCTGCTTTGTACAATggcaaaaaaatacattaaaattccTTTTAGCCTTTTATTAAatgtacagaaaagaaggaaaaatcattTTAGGCATTAAgcattaagtaaggctttcattttgacagtatcatttgttcccttTTTCTTTAGCTGGAAAGAgttttagaagggaaaaaaatacccttatttgacagtctcttaggcctggtctacactaggcgtttatgtcaaatttagcgccgttacatcgaattaaccctgcacccgtccacaccacgaggctatttagttcgacatagagggctcttaaattcgacttctgtactcctccccaacgaggggagtagcgctaaattcgacatggccatatcgaattaggcttggtgtggatggaaatcgacggtaatagctccgggagctatcccacagtgcaccactctgttgacgctctggacagcagtccgagctcggatgctctgaccagccacacaggaaaaggcccgggaaaatttgaattccttttcctgtctgggcagtttgaatctcatttcctgtttggacagcgtggcgagctcagcagcactggcaacgatgcagagctctccagccgagatggccgtgcaatcccagaatagaaagagggccccagcatggactgatcgggaagtcttggatctcatcgctgtgtggggcgatgagtccgtgctttccgagctgcgctccaaaagatggaacgcaaagatctatgagaagatctctaaagccatggcagagagaggatacagccgggatgcaacgcagtgccgcgtgaaaatcaaggagctgagacaaggctaccagaagaccaaacaggcaaacggacgctccggatcccagccccacacatcccgtttctacgaggcactgcattccatccttggtgcgaccgccaccactaccccaccactgaccgtggactctgaggatgggatattgtccagggccggttcctcggacatgttagcggacggggaagatgaggaaggagatgaggaggacgaggcagtcgacagcgcttaccaagctgatttccccgacagccaggagctcttcatcacccttacagagatcccctaccaaccctccccagcatttaacccggacacagattcaggggaaggatcaagcagtacgtgctttaaacatataaacctttattttttacaaaacttgaatattaagactaagaacaatctgtgattcatgatttcttccccctgggcgcttaagtaatcagtaacatctatttataaaaaaatcaaacagtgtccggttgtgcatgattgtgctgcccaagctgctccactctttagtccctgctactgcagctagacgaaaatcctgtctatatgtccggggatagagcagtagtcctccacggacatctccacaaagctctcctgcaagtaatgggatagcctgctcatcaggttcctggggagagcggctttacttggtcctccgaagtacgagacgttcccgcgccgagggggtgggacagggccagagttactgcttggccgattgctggcagcacagactggcagtgctttcaatgtgaaaggtggccagtggtactcctaaagttttaatctgccacaagtctacggcttaccatgtttgcctgctacagagagtaccgtgtcctgccccggttcccagattggcagtgcaaaagcccaggcactgaaggcgaggttcgaaaattcggccttgtcctcagtgcgcatgtgataggtgtggttcatggtcttgttcacagagaaagactatgttcttgattcacaactacatttatctttcggaggaattcactgccttttcctcattcccacagccacatctgcaactgtctcccaacccagcctggcaacacactcccagaggctagcgcacattaggcggaggaagaagaagacgtgagaggacatgttctcagaactaatgggctgctcccgagcccaggcagcacagcataaacagtggagggagaatttgtcccaaatgcaccggacacacatggaacgtgaggagaggtggcggcaggaagaccagcaggcgactcaaacgctgcttggacttctgagggagcaaacggacacgctccggcgccttgttgatgttctgcaggaacggaggcaggaggacagagccccgctgcagtctatcagtaaccgcactcccccgccaccaagtcccatacccccctcgcccaaagtccgaagaaggaggggcggaagagtccgtgaaaactctcactccacccctgcagactgctcaagcaccagaaggctgtcattccccaaaatttgaaaagtcctttcctggcagcctcacccaagcccccgtccaagtttcagcccccagtttcatgtgtggttgttaataaaaaatacgtttctgttcattactgtttcagtcatgctgttttgaaggagagtctgtctgcagggggggaaggggcttggtaattggacaggacagtcacctttagcaggctacaga
This DNA window, taken from Emys orbicularis isolate rEmyOrb1 chromosome 12, rEmyOrb1.hap1, whole genome shotgun sequence, encodes the following:
- the LOC135886570 gene encoding olfactory receptor 226-like; amino-acid sequence: MHWANQSHVTEFILVGFPGILELQLLLFLMFLLAYALTVIENTVIIMLIWANVPLHKPMYLFLGNLSFLEIWYVSVTVPKMLLSFVTKRKSISFIACMAQLYFFLALACTECVLLAVMAYDRYVAICNPLRYSAIMSQTLCIRLVAGSWLSGFLISMWKVLFISRLTFCGANIINHFFCDVSPLLNLACTDMSLAALVDFLLALLILLGPLSITVASYICIISTVVRIPSAKGRHKAFSTCASHLLVVTIFYASSLFIYARPRAISSFDSNKLVSVIYTVLTPLFNPVIYCLRNEEFKDTLRKTMHGIKA